The stretch of DNA ATTTTGAGTCTATTTAACCTACGTTAAAAGTGTAGTGCTCTAACCAACTGAGCTATCTCATTCGAAGTGAGAGTGGGAATCGAACCCTCGCAAAAATGCTATTACTCTAACCGAACTGAGTTATATTCCCAAAAGAAATAGAAGGATTCGAACCTTCGACCCATAGCACATGGTAGAAATTTTTTGGAAAACTCCTCAAACCTTCAAGTCAAGCTGAACAGAATACAATCATGTTTCTCAACAAATTATTCTGCAATGGTGCTATACTGAAACACTCAACAAGACTTCCCTGATATTTTGATTAAAGTTTGTTTTTCGAAACTTTAATATCGTTTCATTTTGATAATGCAAAGGAATTACTCAAGTACGTAACCTATCTGCGTAATAAAATTTTTTGATGATTTTTAAAATTTTCCAATAAATTCATCATATTATCCCTGCCTACCGGATTCATTGAATGACTATAAAACTCCGGTAAATTCATCTGATGGTCCATGCAATATTCAATCAACCATTTGGCACAATCACATCCGGTTTTCTCAGCAAATTCTGAAATATCAACATCGAAATAATGTATATCAGCCAGATCATGATCAAAAGAGATCATATCAGGAAGGCCATCTTCTAAGATTCTCTTAACAAACTCTTGGTAATTCCTAACAATATACCAGTCTTCACGAAGGAATATTTCCTGATTTGTATAGTCATAAACTTCACTTGGAAATCTGATATCATCGAGAAACAAAAGCTTTATCATTTTCATAAAGTAGATATTAAAACATTATATTAAACCATCATATCAGCGCAATTGGAACTCGCAAAAGCATACGGTTTAGCTTTGAATACATAGCCCATTCCTAAAATATAGCCCATCGCATCCTTTAAGGCGACATTGGATTTAAAATCAGGATCAGTATTGATATCTGCGTGTACCTCCATTTCCACTCCATACGTATCCAAAACAGAACAGATAGCATAAGCAATTTCCACAGACTTATTTACCTCATTGAGCATCCGTTCCTTAATGCTGATAGTTTGTATTTCCTTTTGTTTTCTAATAAAGGTAAACGCTCCTTTTCCCTCGCGAATAATTACTACTGCTGTAGCATAGCTGATGATACCTCCATAGACATGAGAATCTGATCCCACACAAACTTTCAGTCGGTACCCATTAGCTTGTTCACGGATGATGGCTTCTTCTATCAACTGTATGATAGGTCTGTGGAAAAATTTTCCAGTCATATTTTGCCATATTTCTTGTTGCGTTTCCATTTTTTACATTTTTAAATTCTATATTTTTTTATAATTGATAACTATAATTGATGAGTAATCAGTCATGTTTGGCTTTTTGTTTTGAAATAGCCTTTCTTTTTTGGAGTCAGAAAAAGCTTGTCTGAATTTTTTTGTTTGATATAAGAACTTCTACGCTCGACAAACTTTTGCTTTTCTCCGGAACTAATCTCATCTTAGTTATTTGAGATGGTTATGGGATTTGAACCCACTCAGCTTACGCAACGGTTTTGCAGACCGCCCCGACTCTCCCACTTCGGCGAACCATCAGATTTTGTTAAATGATTATTAACAATTGACCTGGAATTTATCTAGTCTTTTTTACATGAACTCAATTGTCTGGAAAGCAAGATTCGAACTTGCAACCTCCCGCGTCCAAGGCGGGTAAACAACCATCGTTATCTTTCCAGTTTTAAGGCTCAGTTTCCAATTTCTTTTCCGAGAGACAGTCGGAGCCAAAATCTTCCATGAACCTTTTGCCGCCTATGTGAGAATCGAACTCACAGTTCCCAACAAATGCCGGACAGGTTAACCATTACCTCAATAGACTTTTTTGCGGAGAGCAAAAGAATTGAATCTTTACTACTGTCGTAAAACTTTTTAGCAGTAAGCCTCAACAAACCAATATTTACCTGCTCTCCTTTTGTAATCCCAGAAGGAATTGAACCTTCAACCCCCGGTTTAAAAGACCGGTGCTCTAACCAATTGAGCTATGAGATTATTTTTGGGGGTATCTTCGGGGATCGAACCCTGTTCTCCGGTGCCACAAACCGACGCTTTACCAAATAAGCTAAAGAAACCATAAAAAAAGCACCTCTTTTTGGGAGGTGCTGTTGTATATATTAAACGTACTGAATCATTAGCTGATCCATGTATATAAGCACCTTTTATTTATCAATTCACTATTAAGAAGACACGCGCATTTTTTCGGCTCCTGTCCTTGTAATCTTGAATGCGGATTAAATATGTAATGTATTTGCTTCATTATATTTTCGTTTTTAAAGACTCTTAAAATTCTGAAAACTTGTTGTTTTCAATTTTCGATTGCAAAGTAACTATGATTTTTTTAAACTCACAAATAAACACAAGATATAATTAACTGAAAATCAATTATTTAAACCAAATAAAAAGAAATAGAAATTCCTGTCCGCAAAATCTTGCAGATACTTAATTGACCTAAATGACTGTCTCTCATCGGTTTGCTTATCACACTATTTTATGGTATTAAAATTTCATCGTTAATTAAAAAATTTCATTTTTATACTTATTTTTTCCATTCTAAATAATTTTCACCTTAAAAACACAAAAAACGCCTCGATAGTCGAGGCGTTTTTGCAGTATGTTGATTAAATATTTTACAAGTTTATAGTAAATAATTAACAAAGTCAGCATATTTCGCCCCATATCCTATCTTACATTCATAGCTAAACAACCTCCCTATTGAAGGCGCATTGGATAGATTTTTGTTGGTATGTATACTTTGTTTTGTCATAATTTTAATGCTGCAAAGATAGTATTTTCACTTATACAATCACGATTCTTAAAACTCCGAACCATTTTATTGATCAGAAAATTAATAGAAAAATCTTTTAATCTTAATACCTAAACATCTTATTCCTTCCCGTCTTATATCTCGAAATATCTTTTAAAATAACCTGATCATCTGGATTGAAATATTTCAATTCATTAACGATTTCAGAGCGGGTATCTATTTTCTCTGCAATAATTTCATAAGCAATATTTCGTGTAGTAGCATGAAGTTCCGGGCTCCTTTTAAATTCAAGTTTCATAGCTTCCAGGTAAATGATTTTTTTATCAGCTGGAGTATGTTCGTATAAAGTCCGAATCTGGTTTTCTAATTTTTTGATATCAAAAATATTGGCAAAATAATTATTAAGACAATTGAATGCATCTTTATTTTCTTCCCAGCCTTTTAATAATACTTTTTGCGCTTCATCCGGAGTTTCCATTTTTTTTCTATAAATCAAAGAAGCCTTTACCATCTGGTTATTATCAACATAATCATCTGCAACCATTTGATAGTAGATACGGGCATTTTTTACATCATTCATCTCTTTATATAAATCGCCAACTTTTTCTTTCTGCTCTAGTTCTTTATAAAGATCGATAGCTTTACCATATTGTCTGGCTTTTTCATAACATACCGCTGCTCCAGATCTGTTATTAAGCTTTTTGAGATAAATCACGGCTGCTTCATTATAGAACCCGTTGTCTTCTAAAGTTTTTGCAGCCCGGTAATGGTCCTGTAAAAGATTCATATACACTTTGGCAGCTTTTTTATATTCTTTTTCGGCAATGTATTTTTCGGCAAGTTCTTCATATTTATTCCTGATCCTGTCGAAAAGTGAGGTTTCCAGATAGAAATTACCTCCTCTACTTCCTCTTTTTCCAGAACTATTGTTACCTCGCTCTTTATCTCTTAAACTGATCATCACCAAAAAAATCATGACAGCCACTACCATAAAGATCACAAGTGTTCCTATAACACTCCAGAAACTCTGATGGAAAAGCTGCGCCAATATCCCTAAAATTTTCAGAAATACCAGAATAAAGAAAGCTCTTATGAATTTGTCTATAAATTTCTGCTTATTCATCTTCATCTGATTTTAAAATCGTTTTATCTTCACTAAACAGCCTGTAAACAAGAAAAACAACACAAACAATAAATATCCATACAAACCAATTATATCCAAACATTTCAATCAATGGATAGAAAAGATAGATAAGCATAGCAACCAATACAATGACTAAAAAGATTTTAATCCCATTAGGCACATTGCTTCCTCCAACGTTTAGAGATCTTTTCCTGAAAAAATAGGAATAAAGACCTACCCCTCCCACTATAAGAAGAATAAGCAAGATAATTTCAGAGAAAGAGATTTTTTCAGAATCAGAGTTCCCGGAGCCCTGTGTTTTTTGAGTATTGGTATTTCGATTATTTGATAAATTAGAATCAATCTGGTCAATGGTTCCATACAAACGTCCTAAAGAATCTTGCATTAAAACCTGCTTTTTCCTCCAGATACTTTTTACAATACCATTATTAAGGGGCTTATTCGGATTGGCTTTTTTGAGAGAATCAGAAATTTTACGGTGAACCGCTTTTGATTTATCTTCAATATGCTTTTCTATTTTTTTCTTGTAAATCTTCTTAAGAAAATCTCTGGTCTGATTTTCTTTGGTTCTGTATTGTTCAACTTTTTTTTCTACTTCGGCTAACTTTTCTGTTTTCGGATCTTTAGAAGCTGCAGCATATTCATTCATCAATGCTCTTCTTTCGCCCTGGTACAGAGAATCGATTTTCATATCAATTTCTGTAAGGCCAGATTCAAAAGCCAGCTTTTTAGGTTGCTGGTTTTTAAGCATATCCTGTGAAATTACTTTTCCTGAGGAAACAGCATCGGTATTTTTTTCAGCCTGAGAACCTGTAAAACCGATCACGACCCTTCCAATAATAATCACAATCCAAAACGCCCATAATACCCATCGATAATCTCTTGTCCCGGTATTCCCACCAAATAATCTTCCCAGCCAGCTATTATTGAATCTAAATCTCCCGAATCCATCTCCGCGAGAAGTTCCCATAATATCCAAAGGGACCCCCAGATCTACGGCTCTATCAGGATATTTTTCAATATATTTTAAATATTTTTCAATTTCTTTTTTATTACCTGCCATCACTTTTTTCATATCAAAAGGCAGATTCTTCATCCACTCTTCTTCTTTCTGTGATTTCTGAAGCCCTTCTATCACCTTTTCATCGTCCATGTCTACAACATAGCGCTCGATTTTCTTAGGAATTGTCACCCCATTCAAAGGTTTTCTGACAGTAAACCCCGCTTTTTCAGGCTCTTCAAGTAATGAAATCCAGTTGATTGGCTCCGAAAGCTTTACAAGTCCAAATTCGGGATGCATAATCAGAAATTCAGCGTCTATATTTTGCCAGTCTTCCTGTTGTACCTTCGGATAGAATATGGTATTTTCAGGAATGAACAACCGGTCATCTACAGACTGGAAATAGGAGTTTTGCCCAATTGCTTGAGGAGCCTGATCAGAAAAGACCACCA from Chryseobacterium piperi encodes:
- a CDS encoding tetratricopeptide repeat protein, translated to MNKQKFIDKFIRAFFILVFLKILGILAQLFHQSFWSVIGTLVIFMVVAVMIFLVMISLRDKERGNNSSGKRGSRGGNFYLETSLFDRIRNKYEELAEKYIAEKEYKKAAKVYMNLLQDHYRAAKTLEDNGFYNEAAVIYLKKLNNRSGAAVCYEKARQYGKAIDLYKELEQKEKVGDLYKEMNDVKNARIYYQMVADDYVDNNQMVKASLIYRKKMETPDEAQKVLLKGWEENKDAFNCLNNYFANIFDIKKLENQIRTLYEHTPADKKIIYLEAMKLEFKRSPELHATTRNIAYEIIAEKIDTRSEIVNELKYFNPDDQVILKDISRYKTGRNKMFRY
- a CDS encoding cyclic-phosphate processing receiver domain-containing protein, which encodes MKMIKLLFLDDIRFPSEVYDYTNQEIFLREDWYIVRNYQEFVKRILEDGLPDMISFDHDLADIHYFDVDISEFAEKTGCDCAKWLIEYCMDHQMNLPEFYSHSMNPVGRDNMMNLLENFKNHQKILLRR
- a CDS encoding ribonuclease H-like YkuK family protein, with translation METQQEIWQNMTGKFFHRPIIQLIEEAIIREQANGYRLKVCVGSDSHVYGGIISYATAVVIIREGKGAFTFIRKQKEIQTISIKERMLNEVNKSVEIAYAICSVLDTYGVEMEVHADINTDPDFKSNVALKDAMGYILGMGYVFKAKPYAFASSNCADMMV